A single region of the Actinomycetes bacterium genome encodes:
- a CDS encoding integrase core domain-containing protein: MSTRRRRKHTPEQIVRKLQDAVRMLAEGEDVAAVCRHLEVSEQTYYRRRNPFIESFNGRLRDECLNINELWSLTQARMIITDWKHQYNHHRAHSALGYQAPAIYAAQCTHRK, from the coding sequence ATGAGTACAAGACGGCGTAGGAAGCACACGCCTGAGCAGATTGTCCGCAAGCTTCAGGACGCTGTTCGGATGCTAGCCGAGGGTGAGGATGTAGCGGCGGTTTGCCGTCACCTGGAGGTCTCGGAGCAGACGTACTACCGGAGGCGGAACCCCTTCATCGAATCGTTCAATGGCCGCCTGCGCGATGAGTGCCTGAACATCAACGAGTTGTGGTCACTGACCCAAGCCAGAATGATCATCACCGATTGGAAACACCAATACAATCATCACAGGGCACATAGTGCGCTGGGCTACCAAGCCCCGGCGATCTACGCGGCTCAATGCACGCACAGGAAGTGA
- a CDS encoding DUF1772 domain-containing protein has product MSLLFVLLATFSALAYGVLAGVFLAFSDFIMRSLAQISDGGGLEAMQAVNREVFRTVFMVLFIGMAPLSVVLTVHELVWDDGTAALMIAAAGLIYVLGCVGVTVGGNVPLNQELDRMELGREAAETFWRDTYVPRWTFWNTIRACACAISATLVILGLAWPL; this is encoded by the coding sequence ATGTCTCTTCTGTTCGTTCTCCTCGCAACATTTTCGGCACTCGCCTATGGAGTACTGGCTGGCGTCTTTCTGGCCTTCTCGGATTTCATCATGCGATCGCTCGCTCAAATTTCCGATGGCGGTGGCCTTGAGGCCATGCAGGCGGTTAATCGGGAGGTATTCCGTACCGTCTTCATGGTCCTCTTTATTGGTATGGCGCCCCTGTCGGTTGTCCTCACGGTGCACGAACTTGTCTGGGATGACGGCACGGCCGCCCTGATGATCGCGGCCGCAGGACTCATCTATGTATTGGGGTGCGTTGGGGTAACCGTCGGGGGCAACGTACCGCTGAATCAAGAACTTGACCGGATGGAATTGGGTCGCGAAGCCGCTGAGACTTTTTGGCGAGATACGTATGTACCTCGATGGACTTTCTGGAATACGATCCGTGCTTGTGCGTGCGCAATATCCGCGACCTTGGTGATCCTAGGATTGGCTTGGCCGCTGTAG
- the thrS gene encoding threonine--tRNA ligase, translating into MTALDLFRDDRRVVVARINGELRDLDTELHDGDEVEPVDIESDEGLFVMRHSAAHVMAQAVQELYPGTMLGVGPPITDGFYYDFDAPEPFHPEDLKKVEKQMQRIIKTGQRFRRRAISEDEARAELADEKFKLRLIGSEGGAEVMEVGGSELTIYDNVNRTGDIVWNDLCRGPHVPDTRYIPANAVKVMRSSAAYWLGDQSQEDLQRMYGTAWPSKEQLKQYLDFLAEAERRDHRRIGAELDLFSFPEEIGSGLPVFHPKGGTLRRVMEDYSRRRHEEAGYEFVNTPHVTKGGLFETSGHLEWYADGMFPKMHLDEERAEEGHIKRQGQDYYLKPMNCPFHNLIYRSRGRSYRELPMRLFEFGSVYRYERSGVVHGLTRVRGMTQDDAHIYCTREQMQDELKSLLRFVLDLLKDFGLDDFYLELSTRNPDKYVGDIAEWDEATEALRQAAEDSGLELVPDPGGAAFYGPKISVQAKDAIGRTWQMSTIQLDFQLPRRFELEYAAPDGTRQRPIMIHRALFGSIERFIGVLTEHYAGAFPAWLSPVQVVGIPVGDGHVDYLAEVVAKLREQGIRAEVDAAPDRMQKKIRNAQKQKIPYMLIAGDDDMAASAVSFRYRDGEQNNGVPIDEAIAEIVAAVESRV; encoded by the coding sequence ATGACCGCCCTCGATTTGTTCCGCGACGATCGGCGGGTGGTAGTTGCGCGGATCAACGGGGAACTGCGGGATCTGGATACGGAGTTGCACGACGGTGATGAAGTAGAACCAGTCGACATCGAATCTGACGAAGGTCTGTTCGTGATGCGGCACTCGGCTGCACACGTGATGGCGCAGGCAGTGCAAGAGCTCTACCCCGGAACCATGCTGGGGGTCGGGCCGCCAATCACCGACGGGTTTTACTACGACTTTGATGCACCAGAACCATTTCACCCCGAGGACCTCAAGAAGGTCGAAAAGCAGATGCAACGGATCATCAAGACCGGGCAACGGTTTCGGCGCCGCGCGATCTCGGAGGACGAGGCACGAGCAGAACTTGCAGACGAAAAGTTCAAGCTGCGCCTCATCGGCAGCGAAGGCGGCGCCGAAGTGATGGAAGTTGGCGGGTCAGAGCTGACCATCTATGACAACGTAAATCGCACCGGCGACATCGTTTGGAACGACCTGTGCCGCGGACCCCATGTGCCGGACACCCGCTACATTCCGGCAAACGCGGTGAAAGTCATGCGCAGTTCCGCCGCCTACTGGCTCGGTGACCAGAGCCAAGAAGATCTGCAGCGGATGTATGGCACCGCCTGGCCGAGCAAAGAGCAACTGAAGCAGTATCTGGACTTTTTGGCTGAGGCCGAACGACGGGATCACCGCCGGATTGGGGCGGAACTGGATCTGTTCTCGTTCCCAGAAGAGATCGGATCTGGGCTACCGGTCTTCCATCCCAAGGGTGGAACGTTGCGCCGCGTCATGGAGGACTACTCGCGGCGGCGTCATGAAGAAGCCGGGTATGAGTTCGTTAACACCCCACATGTGACTAAGGGTGGCCTGTTCGAAACCAGCGGTCATCTGGAGTGGTACGCCGACGGCATGTTTCCCAAGATGCATCTCGATGAGGAGCGAGCCGAGGAAGGCCACATTAAGAGGCAGGGTCAGGACTACTACCTGAAACCCATGAACTGTCCGTTCCACAATCTGATTTATCGCAGCCGTGGTCGGTCCTATCGGGAACTGCCGATGCGGCTGTTCGAGTTCGGATCGGTCTACCGATATGAACGCTCCGGAGTGGTCCACGGCCTGACGCGGGTCCGTGGCATGACTCAAGACGACGCCCACATTTACTGCACTCGCGAACAGATGCAAGATGAACTGAAGTCATTGCTGCGCTTCGTGCTGGATCTGCTGAAGGACTTCGGACTCGATGATTTCTACCTGGAGCTGTCCACTCGTAACCCGGACAAGTATGTCGGTGATATTGCCGAATGGGATGAGGCGACTGAGGCGCTACGACAGGCCGCAGAAGATTCCGGGTTGGAGTTAGTCCCAGACCCGGGCGGCGCCGCCTTCTACGGACCCAAAATCTCGGTGCAAGCCAAGGACGCGATTGGCCGCACCTGGCAGATGTCCACCATCCAGTTGGACTTCCAGTTGCCGCGACGTTTCGAACTGGAGTACGCGGCACCCGATGGCACCCGACAGCGGCCCATCATGATTCACCGCGCGCTGTTCGGATCCATCGAGCGCTTCATCGGTGTGCTGACCGAGCACTACGCAGGGGCTTTTCCGGCCTGGCTGTCACCAGTTCAAGTTGTCGGGATTCCGGTGGGGGACGGTCACGTGGATTACCTGGCTGAGGTGGTGGCGAAACTGCGGGAGCAAGGTATCCGCGCCGAAGTCGACGCTGCCCCAGATCGGATGCAAAAGAAGATCCGCAACGCTCAGAAGCAGAAGATCCCGTACATGCTGATCGCGGGGGATGACGACATGGCCGCCAGCGCCGTTTCGTTCCGCTATCGGGATGGTGAGCAAAACAACGGCGTTCCGATTGATGAGGCCATTGCGGAGATTGTGGCAGCGGTGGAGTCACGCGTATGA
- a CDS encoding HIT domain-containing protein — protein sequence MNTGPVGDRDPEQEAPLADGLERLWTPHRLGYIRGENKPTDSGPGDQCPFCRVPGLSDVEGLIVARGELVFAVLNLYPYNTGHVLICPYRHYADITEATATELAEMNQFSQRLMVAIRHAMQPHGFNLGVNQGEIAGAGISAHLHQHIVPRWGGDANFMPIVGRTKILPQELADTRRVIAEAWEHSDVGMG from the coding sequence ATGAACACCGGACCAGTCGGGGATCGCGATCCAGAGCAGGAAGCTCCGCTCGCTGACGGGCTGGAACGATTGTGGACGCCGCATCGGCTGGGCTACATCCGGGGTGAAAACAAACCCACTGACAGCGGCCCTGGTGACCAGTGCCCGTTTTGCCGGGTGCCGGGTCTATCGGATGTCGAGGGGTTGATCGTCGCGCGCGGCGAATTGGTGTTCGCCGTTTTGAATCTGTATCCGTACAACACCGGGCACGTACTCATATGTCCCTATCGGCATTACGCGGACATCACCGAAGCGACGGCCACCGAACTGGCCGAAATGAATCAGTTTTCGCAGCGGCTAATGGTGGCGATCCGACATGCAATGCAGCCACACGGCTTCAATCTTGGTGTGAATCAGGGTGAAATCGCGGGGGCCGGGATATCGGCTCACCTACATCAGCACATCGTGCCCAGATGGGGTGGTGATGCGAACTTTATGCCGATCGTGGGTCGGACAAAGATTCTGCCGCAGGAACTAGCTGACACTCGGCGAGTCATCGCGGAAGCCTGGGAGCACAGCGATGTGGGTATGGGTTGA
- a CDS encoding response regulator transcription factor: MTGATALVVEDAREIARILEILLAGEGYEVTVRDTGEAALDWVKQNRPELIILDLTLPDGDGVEVCRQMRSHTDAYVIMVTGRAGEMDKVVGLSVGADDYLTKPFSPRELTARMRAMRRRPRREIDNEGLRQFEGISVDLGAREVDISGEQVTLTKIEFDILEALTSSPRRTWSRERLMDIVWGEPQDNPHILDVHVGNLRRKLKQTGSDTKFISTIRGVGYRFEPRPKVD, encoded by the coding sequence ATGACCGGCGCGACGGCACTAGTGGTGGAAGATGCGAGGGAGATTGCCCGCATCCTCGAAATTTTGCTGGCCGGTGAAGGCTACGAGGTCACGGTTCGTGACACAGGTGAAGCTGCCTTGGATTGGGTCAAACAGAATCGACCCGAACTCATTATTTTGGATCTCACACTGCCGGATGGCGATGGCGTAGAGGTCTGCCGCCAAATGCGCAGCCACACAGATGCCTACGTCATTATGGTGACGGGACGTGCTGGCGAGATGGACAAGGTCGTCGGGCTATCGGTGGGTGCCGACGACTATCTCACCAAGCCCTTCTCCCCCCGGGAACTGACAGCCCGGATGCGCGCGATGCGTCGCCGTCCCCGCCGTGAGATCGACAACGAAGGCCTCCGCCAGTTTGAGGGCATCAGCGTGGACCTTGGCGCTCGTGAGGTAGATATCAGCGGTGAACAGGTCACGCTAACCAAGATTGAGTTTGACATTCTGGAGGCGCTCACCTCGTCGCCTCGACGAACCTGGAGTCGGGAACGGCTGATGGACATCGTGTGGGGGGAGCCGCAAGACAACCCACATATTTTGGATGTCCACGTGGGCAACCTGCGCCGTAAACTCAAGCAAACGGGCTCGGACACGAAGTTCATTTCTACGATTCGAGGTGTCGGGTACCGCTTCGAACCTCGGCCCAAGGTCGATTAG
- a CDS encoding elongation factor G-like protein EF-G2, translating to MGGVSMREPAIRNVVLVGPSGSGKSALAEALLFAAGAIRERGRDGGTLSDHTPIEQTMGRSVTLTPLSFEFADTRINLLDTPGYPDFVGELRAGLRAADAALFVVSAIDGIDAATQLLWQECEALGMPRAVAVTRVDKESADFTESVARCQRALGEELQPMYLPLLADDETVAGLIALLSGTIMDYSDDSVTQRPAEAQHLEITEDTRSALIEGIITESEDETLLDRFLTGEELDMTMLNEDLEKAVARGHFHPVLPVVLGEKLIGVTEILSVIVNGFPTPAEHALPAATTPEGRASAPLACDPTGDLCAEVIQTTSDQFAGRLSLVRVFSGTLTADAVLHVSGHFLSDRGHEDHDEDERIGAISSALGPDLVPVAAGRAGDLVCVTRLAAAETGDTLSSPDQPLLVEPWTMPDPLLPVALAANTRQDEDKLSTALHRLAAEDPTVRVERNRETRQVVLWCMGQTHADVILDRLQNRYAVSVTATPQRIPLRATLKTKASGQGRLVKQSGGHGQYAIVDIEVTPLAPGEGYRFVDQVVGGAIPRHYIAAVDKGLQQAMADGAALRFPLVDLEIAIVDGKSHSVDSSDMAFATAAGLALREAAASAGEVLLEPVDKVIIEVADEYVGAVMSDLSARRGRMSGTESLAGGLTRIQATVPAAELTRYTIDLRAVSHGSATFSRQPSGHERVPDRLVSTLLTQASDD from the coding sequence ATGGGAGGAGTCAGCATGAGGGAGCCCGCCATCCGCAATGTTGTGCTGGTCGGACCATCCGGCAGTGGCAAATCCGCACTCGCGGAAGCCCTACTGTTTGCTGCCGGCGCCATTCGCGAACGAGGACGCGACGGCGGCACCCTGTCGGACCACACCCCCATCGAACAGACTATGGGTAGGTCGGTGACCCTGACGCCGCTGTCATTTGAGTTTGCGGACACCCGGATCAATCTGCTCGATACGCCCGGCTATCCGGACTTTGTTGGTGAGTTGCGCGCAGGGCTCCGAGCGGCGGACGCAGCACTGTTTGTGGTTTCAGCTATCGACGGCATCGATGCCGCCACCCAACTCCTGTGGCAGGAGTGCGAAGCCCTGGGAATGCCGCGGGCGGTGGCAGTCACCCGAGTGGATAAGGAGAGTGCCGATTTCACCGAGTCGGTGGCTCGCTGTCAACGAGCGTTGGGTGAGGAACTGCAGCCGATGTACCTTCCACTGTTAGCCGATGACGAAACGGTCGCGGGGCTGATTGCCTTACTGAGCGGAACGATCATGGACTACTCCGACGACTCTGTCACCCAGCGACCCGCCGAAGCACAACATCTGGAAATCACGGAGGACACCCGCAGCGCACTCATTGAGGGAATCATCACCGAATCAGAGGACGAGACCTTGCTGGATCGCTTCCTGACCGGTGAAGAACTCGATATGACCATGCTCAACGAAGACCTCGAGAAGGCAGTGGCCAGAGGGCATTTTCATCCGGTACTTCCGGTAGTACTCGGCGAAAAACTCATCGGGGTCACGGAAATCTTGAGCGTGATCGTCAACGGATTTCCCACTCCGGCCGAGCATGCTCTACCTGCCGCCACTACGCCTGAGGGTCGGGCCAGTGCTCCGCTTGCCTGCGACCCAACCGGAGATTTGTGTGCGGAGGTTATCCAGACCACATCGGATCAGTTCGCCGGTCGGCTGAGTTTGGTTCGCGTGTTCAGCGGCACCCTCACCGCCGATGCTGTGCTGCATGTGTCGGGACATTTCCTGAGTGATCGCGGGCATGAGGATCACGACGAGGACGAACGCATTGGTGCGATCTCCTCCGCGCTGGGCCCGGATTTGGTGCCAGTTGCGGCCGGTCGAGCGGGAGATCTGGTGTGCGTCACGCGACTAGCGGCGGCAGAAACCGGTGACACGTTATCTTCACCTGATCAGCCACTGCTGGTGGAGCCCTGGACCATGCCCGACCCGCTGCTACCCGTAGCGCTAGCAGCCAACACTCGCCAAGACGAAGACAAACTGTCCACCGCATTGCATCGGCTAGCGGCCGAAGACCCGACAGTTCGGGTGGAACGTAACCGAGAAACTCGTCAAGTGGTGCTGTGGTGCATGGGACAAACTCATGCCGATGTGATTTTGGACCGCCTGCAAAACCGCTATGCCGTGTCAGTCACGGCAACACCCCAACGGATTCCGCTGCGCGCGACCCTCAAGACCAAGGCCAGCGGGCAAGGTCGACTCGTCAAGCAATCAGGTGGACATGGCCAGTACGCGATCGTAGACATTGAGGTCACCCCACTCGCCCCCGGTGAGGGCTACCGGTTTGTGGACCAGGTGGTCGGCGGCGCCATCCCGCGCCACTACATCGCTGCAGTGGACAAGGGACTGCAACAGGCGATGGCCGACGGCGCCGCGCTGAGATTCCCACTCGTGGACCTCGAAATCGCCATTGTCGATGGTAAGTCCCATTCGGTGGATTCCTCCGACATGGCGTTCGCTACCGCGGCTGGCTTGGCACTACGCGAAGCGGCCGCCAGCGCCGGTGAAGTGCTGCTGGAACCGGTGGACAAGGTCATCATCGAGGTCGCGGACGAATATGTCGGCGCAGTCATGAGTGATCTGTCCGCGCGACGAGGTCGGATGAGCGGTACTGAATCGCTAGCTGGCGGGCTCACTCGGATCCAGGCCACAGTCCCAGCAGCAGAGTTGACTCGCTACACGATTGACCTTCGGGCGGTGAGTCACGGATCCGCTACCTTCAGCCGACAGCCGAGCGGTCATGAACGCGTGCCCGACCGGTTGGTGTCTACCTTGCTGACGCAAGCCAGCGACGACTGA
- a CDS encoding CDP-alcohol phosphatidyltransferase family protein translates to MVTFVGAAGSSAAALWFFPRGDFVWGVVVILLFVFSDLLDGTMARMRGTAGPWGNYLDSTLDRVTDGAIFGGLLIYFASRGDSVTTAAAWVCLVGAFTISYAKARAESVGAEANVGIAERAERLIVALLAALLTGLGLDWALPVALPVLAVLVVITVGQRFAHVRKQLAKPVPESDDAEAAE, encoded by the coding sequence ATGGTTACCTTTGTCGGTGCGGCTGGTTCCAGCGCTGCCGCGTTGTGGTTCTTCCCCCGCGGTGACTTCGTCTGGGGCGTCGTGGTCATTTTGTTGTTTGTATTCAGCGATCTGCTGGACGGAACCATGGCGCGCATGCGCGGTACGGCAGGACCGTGGGGCAACTACCTCGACTCCACACTGGATCGAGTGACAGATGGTGCCATCTTCGGCGGACTGCTGATCTATTTCGCCTCCCGCGGAGACTCCGTGACTACCGCTGCTGCCTGGGTCTGTCTGGTGGGCGCGTTTACCATTTCCTACGCAAAAGCCCGGGCGGAAAGTGTGGGGGCAGAGGCCAACGTCGGGATTGCCGAGCGAGCCGAGCGACTCATCGTGGCGTTGCTAGCCGCTTTACTGACCGGGCTGGGGCTGGATTGGGCGCTGCCGGTAGCACTGCCGGTTTTGGCAGTGCTAGTGGTCATCACCGTGGGGCAGCGATTCGCCCATGTTCGCAAGCAGTTGGCAAAGCCAGTCCCGGAGAGCGACGATGCGGAGGCGGCGGAGTGA
- a CDS encoding phosphatidylinositol mannoside acyltransferase — MISDNFAYLGYSVGWSAVRRMSEKRAYSVFARGADQVWRRHGPSVKQYEKNLARVLPDADAQQIRLASRDGLHSYARYWCDAFRMPDWPMERIINLPVEGVEHIDQAVAAGEKLFFVVPHAGNYDWGAAFLAQRYGSCTTVAETLKPEKLFKKFEAFRTELGMEIIGTKTPNIIETLVQRVDSGVLCGVVADRDLSRHGVPVQFFGEPTTFPRGPAVVARRTGAKILPVSFYYTRQSAAATILPPIEPVITDDEDHDVKANTQLVADQLQVGIARHPTDWHMLQPLWRADLDPNRGPRTRET, encoded by the coding sequence GTGATCTCAGACAACTTCGCCTACCTGGGATATTCGGTTGGCTGGTCCGCCGTGCGACGGATGTCGGAAAAACGCGCGTACTCGGTCTTTGCTCGTGGCGCCGACCAGGTCTGGCGACGGCACGGCCCATCGGTCAAGCAATACGAAAAGAACCTGGCTCGAGTCTTGCCCGACGCCGACGCGCAGCAGATTCGACTCGCTTCCCGGGACGGTTTACACAGTTACGCCCGCTATTGGTGCGACGCCTTTCGGATGCCGGACTGGCCGATGGAGAGAATCATCAACCTTCCGGTCGAAGGTGTGGAGCATATCGACCAGGCGGTGGCGGCGGGGGAAAAGCTTTTTTTCGTGGTGCCTCATGCCGGAAATTATGACTGGGGTGCGGCTTTTCTTGCTCAGCGTTACGGCAGTTGCACTACAGTCGCCGAAACGCTGAAACCTGAGAAGCTGTTCAAGAAATTTGAGGCCTTCCGAACCGAACTCGGTATGGAAATCATCGGTACCAAGACACCGAACATCATTGAGACTTTGGTGCAACGGGTGGATAGCGGAGTGCTGTGCGGTGTGGTCGCGGATCGAGATCTGTCTCGACATGGGGTGCCGGTGCAGTTCTTCGGCGAACCGACCACGTTCCCGCGTGGTCCAGCCGTGGTGGCGCGCCGCACCGGCGCAAAGATTCTGCCGGTGAGTTTCTACTACACGCGGCAATCTGCAGCAGCCACCATCCTGCCGCCGATCGAGCCGGTCATCACCGACGACGAGGATCACGACGTCAAAGCCAATACCCAGCTCGTTGCGGATCAGCTGCAGGTAGGGATTGCTCGACACCCCACCGACTGGCATATGCTGCAGCCGCTGTGGCGAGCTGATCTAGATCCGAATCGTGGTCCGCGCACTCGGGAGACGTAA
- a CDS encoding glycosyltransferase family 4 protein, producing MAEESLKVGIVCPYAWDSPGGVQFHIRDLRDALEREGHSVSVLAPAEDEENLPDYVVSTGKPVAVRYNGSVARLNLGIRSTRRLREWIRNGEFDVMHVHEPISPGISAVAIWAAQGPIVATWHSSMEKSRALSAGFSLAQTIMEKTRGRIAVSELARRTLVEHLGGDAVLIPNGVECAHFETGTAFDGWPGEGGALFFLGRLDEPRKGLAVLLGALPEIAERHPRVRLLLAGPGDQKEILASLAPDIAEKLTFLGLVSEEDKVNAFHSADLYIAPNTGGESFGIVLLESMASDTAVVASDLEAFRRVLAEGQAGAHFRNGDSADLARVVNELLADPTERRRLVAAGRERAALYDWSRVSREIVDVYRSVRMPGEKVTEDLRGQFVGRIARATKGKADS from the coding sequence ATGGCCGAAGAGTCGCTCAAGGTCGGCATCGTCTGCCCCTACGCGTGGGATAGCCCTGGTGGGGTGCAGTTTCATATCCGCGACTTGCGGGACGCCTTGGAACGGGAGGGCCACTCGGTATCGGTTCTCGCCCCAGCTGAGGACGAAGAGAATCTGCCGGATTATGTCGTGTCCACCGGCAAGCCGGTGGCGGTGCGGTACAACGGGTCGGTTGCGCGGCTCAACCTGGGTATTCGATCCACACGCAGGCTGCGCGAATGGATTCGCAACGGTGAGTTCGATGTCATGCATGTCCACGAGCCGATCTCGCCGGGAATCTCCGCCGTGGCGATTTGGGCGGCACAAGGCCCAATCGTGGCAACGTGGCATTCATCCATGGAGAAGTCCCGAGCACTATCGGCGGGATTTTCCCTCGCCCAAACCATTATGGAGAAGACTCGGGGCAGGATCGCGGTGTCCGAGCTGGCTCGACGCACCCTGGTGGAGCATCTCGGTGGCGACGCGGTTCTGATTCCCAACGGTGTCGAATGCGCCCACTTCGAAACCGGAACGGCCTTTGACGGCTGGCCGGGAGAGGGCGGGGCACTGTTTTTCCTTGGCCGGCTCGATGAACCCCGAAAAGGTCTTGCGGTGCTGTTGGGTGCGCTACCGGAGATCGCCGAGCGACACCCCCGGGTTCGATTGTTGCTGGCCGGGCCAGGGGATCAAAAAGAGATCTTGGCCAGTTTGGCGCCTGACATTGCAGAAAAACTGACTTTTCTCGGGCTGGTGTCAGAGGAAGACAAGGTCAACGCTTTTCATTCCGCCGATCTGTACATTGCACCGAACACCGGTGGCGAGTCATTCGGGATCGTATTGCTGGAATCCATGGCCAGTGACACCGCGGTTGTGGCCAGCGATCTGGAGGCCTTTCGGCGAGTGCTGGCAGAAGGTCAGGCGGGTGCGCACTTCCGCAACGGCGATTCGGCCGATCTCGCCCGGGTGGTCAACGAGCTGCTTGCTGATCCGACGGAGCGGCGACGGTTGGTAGCAGCGGGCCGGGAACGAGCAGCCCTATACGACTGGTCACGGGTGTCGCGCGAGATCGTGGACGTCTACCGCAGTGTTCGGATGCCAGGGGAGAAAGTCACCGAAGATCTCCGGGGACAGTTCGTCGGCCGCATCGCTCGGGCAACCAAAGGCAAGGCTGACTCATGA
- the pdxS gene encoding pyridoxal 5'-phosphate synthase lyase subunit PdxS, whose product MSQAGIDSVVGTDRVKRGMAEMLKGGVIMDVVTAEQAKIAEDAGACAVMALERVPADIRAEGGVSRMSDPDMIEGIVAAVSIPVMAKVRIGHFVEAQILQSLGVDYIDESEVLTPADYDNHIDKWQFTVPFVCGATNLGEALRRINEGAAMIRSKGEAGTGDVSNATTHMRKIRGEIAKLSSMAPDELYVAAKEMQAPYDLVAEIARTGQLPVVLFTAGGIATPADAAMMMQLGADGVFVGSGIFKSGDPAQRAHAIVQATTNFDNPDVLAKVSRGLGEAMVGINVEDLPVDHRLAERGW is encoded by the coding sequence ATGAGCCAAGCAGGCATCGACTCCGTAGTCGGCACCGATCGGGTAAAGCGCGGTATGGCCGAAATGCTGAAGGGTGGCGTCATCATGGACGTCGTCACCGCAGAGCAGGCCAAGATCGCAGAAGATGCTGGCGCGTGTGCGGTCATGGCGCTGGAGCGCGTTCCTGCCGATATTCGGGCAGAAGGCGGCGTTTCGCGGATGAGTGACCCCGACATGATCGAGGGCATCGTCGCCGCAGTCTCCATTCCGGTGATGGCGAAGGTGCGAATCGGCCACTTCGTGGAGGCGCAAATCCTGCAGTCACTGGGCGTGGATTACATCGACGAATCAGAGGTGCTGACACCGGCTGACTACGACAATCACATTGACAAGTGGCAGTTCACGGTTCCCTTCGTCTGCGGAGCCACCAACCTGGGGGAAGCGCTGCGGCGCATCAACGAAGGTGCGGCCATGATTCGCAGCAAGGGCGAGGCCGGGACCGGAGACGTCTCGAACGCCACTACTCACATGCGCAAGATCAGAGGCGAGATTGCCAAGCTGTCCTCGATGGCGCCAGACGAGTTGTACGTCGCGGCCAAAGAGATGCAGGCTCCTTATGACCTGGTGGCCGAAATAGCGCGGACTGGTCAACTTCCGGTAGTGCTGTTCACCGCTGGCGGCATAGCGACCCCTGCAGATGCAGCGATGATGATGCAGTTGGGCGCGGACGGTGTCTTCGTAGGCTCCGGAATCTTCAAATCCGGCGACCCAGCCCAACGAGCACACGCGATCGTGCAGGCCACCACCAACTTTGACAATCCTGACGTACTGGCCAAAGTTTCGCGGGGTCTTGGTGAGGCCATGGTCGGCATCAACGTAGAGGATCTCCCGGTGGACCACCGGCTGGCGGAACGCGGCTGGTGA
- the pdxT gene encoding pyridoxal 5'-phosphate synthase glutaminase subunit PdxT: MTRPRIGVLALQGAFREHISIFCSLGADAVAVREASELAGIDAIAIPGGESTTMSRLATDLDLIEPLADKIASGTPALGTCAGMIMLADTVLDGRDDQRTFGGLDIEVRRNAFGRQTESFEAPVPMPELDGADFPGVFIRAPWVEHVGADVEVWGQVEHAAGSRIVAVRQGAVLATAFHPELTADDRVHRRFLSLI; the protein is encoded by the coding sequence GTGACCCGACCGCGGATCGGCGTTTTGGCGCTGCAAGGCGCTTTTCGGGAGCACATCTCCATTTTTTGTTCGTTGGGGGCTGACGCGGTCGCGGTCCGGGAAGCCAGCGAACTAGCCGGTATCGACGCGATTGCCATCCCCGGTGGCGAGTCCACCACCATGTCCCGGTTGGCCACCGACCTCGATCTTATTGAGCCGTTGGCCGACAAAATCGCTTCCGGCACCCCGGCACTAGGTACTTGTGCGGGAATGATCATGCTCGCCGACACGGTGTTGGACGGTCGGGACGATCAGCGAACGTTTGGCGGCCTCGATATCGAGGTCCGCAGAAATGCATTTGGCAGACAGACCGAGTCATTTGAGGCGCCAGTCCCGATGCCGGAATTAGATGGGGCTGACTTCCCGGGAGTCTTCATCCGGGCCCCCTGGGTGGAGCACGTGGGCGCAGACGTTGAGGTGTGGGGCCAAGTTGAGCATGCTGCAGGGTCTAGGATCGTGGCGGTGCGGCAGGGTGCGGTCCTGGCAACAGCCTTCCATCCTGAACTCACCGCGGACGACCGGGTGCATCGCCGGTTTTTGTCCTTGATCTAG